Genomic segment of Zingiber officinale cultivar Zhangliang chromosome 11B, Zo_v1.1, whole genome shotgun sequence:
TTGATATTATGAATTTTAAGAAGCAGCTGTTACAATTTTCCAGACAAATGTTGAGCTATATGTCATAGGGAATTAATCAAAGTGTTTAAGTTAAATACATCCCACCTTAAAGATGCACTTTATATAGTTGGTGCTGGAAAAAAGGGCCTTGACATGACTATTGTTGTTTTGGTGGGTAAAGGAGACACTTTCCTTTATCAAGTGCCTGCTAAACAAGATTATCAATCGCTGTCTGACATTAAGTCGCACAATGTCACGAGACGCATATGGTATTACCGAATAAATGTTGTTTAGGTGTCTTCTAGCCAAATCAGATAGAAAGACATAGGTGAACTACTGCAATGCCTTGCAAGTATTCTCTATCCAAATAGGGTAAAAAGACCAAGATCACCTTGCTGCAGTTCCTTCTGCTGCTGCTCTGTCAGTGGGTCTGAGCTCTTCATTATTCTTCTTAGACGTCTGAAATTAGTATGAAACTCATGAATAGGTCACATATAGAAAAAACTATGGAAGCAGTTGTTAAGCTTATTTTTGTTGAACGGCTTTACACACCGATCTTGGGCATGTTGAGCAGGAAAAGTAGGCATGAATTCTTTTGACTTTGGTAAAGGAACCTCTTGGAACCACGGATGATTTAGAGCAGCTTCTGCAGTTATTCGCTGCATCCAGAGCAGACAAGTTAATATTGCAAACAGGGTAATAGTGGCATGAGGTAATAGAATTGCCTTGGTCAAAATATACACGTTATTTCAGGATTTACCTTATCAGGGTTGTATGTCAAAAGTctgtttaataaatcaaaaccaGCTTCAGAAAGGGTTGGACCTCCAATAAAGGACGTGGAAGGAAACTTTTCACGTAGCTTATTAtacctgaaaaaaaaataatttgaaaaattaactaagACAATAAAGAACACTTCACCTAATTGAGAGCCAACAAAGTAAGACATGTAGCTTATGCATAATCAACCATAACTCTAGGCCTGGAAAAGAATGGTGTCAAGATGAAGCATACAAAAGCATACATTTTGAAGATTCAAGGAACAACCAAATGAATACAAGAATAGAAACACAATACTTACGGTTGCTTGACAAAGTTTACTTTAACACCAGGTAATTTAGCAAATCCAGGCCAGATGCTTTGGTTAGGGGTACCAAGTGTCCTGAATATCTGTAAGCATTACTATATTAATGAAGATAAACATATTAACATAAAGCTAAAACTGTACAAGGTTGTTTTGAACATAGACCTTGTCAAGTTGATCACGCTCAGATTTCCCACTGAATAATGGTTCCTTTGATAGGAGTTCTGCCATTATGCACCCTAAAGACCACATGTCAATAGCAGTAGAATATTCTTTAGCCCCCAGTAGAAGTTCAGGTGCTCTGTCAAGAAAACAATTAAGGACATTAGGAACCATAAATGCACAATATAAAAGAAATGATGTTGTCTGATTCACATAGAAAGAGAATAATACCAAACACAAAAGAAAACAGCAAGAAGACTAGATGAAAAAAATAAGCAGAGGTTAAAGATCACATGCGACATACCTGTACCACAATGTAACCACCAACGGAGTGTAAGGTTTCAATGGACTTCCATATTGGCGAGACAAACCAAAGTCGCATATCTTTAGCTCTCCGTGATTGTTTAAAAGAATATTTGATGACTTCAAATCCCTGAAAGAATGGTAATTGATAcattaaatgaaaaaaaacaaGAGGGTAATATACATCATATTTGTCCCAACTATTAGGGTTAGCTACATGGATTTTGCCCCGATCCTTTCATTGAACTTTATGCAATGCTATATTACTAGTGATATGGAGACAGAAATATCAACTCATCATAAAGATTGAAATTTGAGAATACCTATGGAGTACCCAGTTGTCATGAAGGTACTTGACACCTGAAAGCAGCTGCAACATCAAGCATTTTACCTCACTCTGACTAAATGGTTGTTTCATAGTCTCCATCAGTGCTTTTAGATCATGTTCCATATACTCCAAAACCATAAAAATCTTGTCAAAATCACTACCTACTACAACTTCCTTAACATCTACAATTGAAGGATgatgaaaagataataaaatatttatctccCTAAGCGAGGTAAGAGGAAAgccctcctccttctccttctccttttcCATTTTAACTTTTTTCAATGCCACTATCTCCCCCGTCTTTTTATCCTTTGCTCTATAGACAACCCCATAGGTACCTTCATCTATTTTATTAAGCCTCTCAAACTCATCAACACTTCTACAACCTTGCAGCATGTTTATACATCTTTTAGGTGGTTGTGCTGGTTCTGGTGTCTTAGACCTACCATCTTCATCCTCAGCATCAGTGTCAAAACTTTGATCACTTGTACTAGTCTCACCACCAGCAGCACTCATATGATCATTCCTATCCAACTCAGCATCTAAACCATCATATTCATGCTCTCCTGAGTAAGATTTGGAAAAATTACCTCCAGAATTTTCTGCCATGATAACATCACCCAGCTCAGGACTAACTGTTTTCTTATGCAAATGCTGCCCTGATGGACCAGATAAtggggtattttttttatttttgggtacTACATCCACCTTGAGACTTTCATCCTCATCGTCAGAATCAATATTCCTGTCTGCCCATCTGGAGAAGGAAATACTCCTAGCAGGAGCAGGTTCATCTTCAAAATCATCCAACAATTTTACCTCCTGATAATTACTTGCCAACAGTGGTTGAGGTGATTCAACTGAGATATCCACATCTGAAGGCGATGTATTTGTACCAGATCGTTGAACTGTGTCAATAGAATGTGATGGAACAAATCCCAGAGGCTGTGGAGGTGGTGGAGGCAGGGTATCATTCTCAATCATGGTGCTCTTACTGCTGGAAGTGACAACAGCAGACCGCTTactatcattcctatcccaaatGATTGGAGAGAGTTTTCTCTTCCTGTTATCCATGTAAGAGTTCCCATTCTCATGAATTGTAGTTCCATTATCTTTTATCTTTGAAATCGGTGCTTCCGCATCATCTGATCCGCTGCCACTGGACAACTCCCCAGTCTCGCGATCCACGTCTTTGCCAGAAAGGTGGTTCAATTTCTGACTATTCTTGCTTCCTCCGCTAGAACTGCTAGAAAGGGGGGAGCGATAGAAACCGTTAATCACTCCCCTCCTCTGGATGTCTCCTTGAGCAACCCCAATCCTATCACGCAAATCATGGTGGGGGTGGTCGCGGCCCCTATCGAAACCACCATCATGTATTCGATCTCGGTAATAATCCTTCCTCCTAGAGAGCTTCGCATGCGTCTCGCGATCCCTGAACTCATAATCTCGGTACCTACTATGTCGACCAGCTGCCATAGACCAGGGGCCAAAGAAACCCTAAAAATCGGGTGTTGACCACGAAACCCTAGATCCACAAAAGGGGCAAAGACAACGAGAAAACCTAGAGGGTCGAATCAGAAACCCCCTAATATATCTCACAAAATCAAGATATAACTAGATTCGGCTCCAAGAAATCGAAAATAGGGCGAACAGCCCAGAAGAGTCAATGAATCTAACGACGAACAAGCGCCGACTGAGAAGGAACCGGACGTTAAGGTAGTAGGTGGGAGGGAGCGCCGGGGAAACAGACCTGAGCAGTGTCGTCGAGGATTCCGACGACGGCGACGACTCTTCCTCGAAGACACGAAGGCTGAGGCGGTGCTTTTGTTAATATAGCGGAAGAGGGGCGAACAAAGATTGTTCCGACACGGAGGCGGCCGCGAACTTCTTCCACGAAAAGGTTGGATTTGTACCCACAAATACCGCTCTAATTCGTACCAAGTTATTATTGGATTTGTGATGGGCTCTGCTTGGGCCGAGTTGCCAAAGAAACGAGATAATTGGGAATCAGAATGGGTGTTGCTGGATTTTGCTTAGCGAATCGGATCTGATTCCAAGCTGGACATGTATATCTTACGGTTGTATCGAATCCGGTAAGGTAACCCGACTTTTAGTTAGCAATTGAATTATAACGCAACCACATAATTATTAAAATCAGAATAACCGaaaagaattaattaaatcaGAATCGATTCACATATGTTCACTGTGATTGTCGACCTGATTACAAAATTTCACCTAAAAAATTGCACCTAGCAACGAAACAAGGCACCTTGCACTCGTTATATTATGGAATATTTcaaactgttggatttttcgggccgcgaaaatcactttttcacgTCGTGGAAATCCTGAATCACCCTAGTCAACGGATCTCGTgtgaagaaaaatttgaaaacatacgaggacgagttacaaaacttctagatctacatgataaagatctttacccttgttgcgtgcccttttgcgtatcccgctcgtcctcggtacgccggatctcgaagttgtcaatgtagacaactctctacacgtatccacacgaacacactaggtggaggtgaccaaaaaccaaggtgtgctagcacctatgtggttcggccaaggaaggaggagagagagagcttgagaggaagaagatgcaaaatttcacacttgaatgaaataatgaaaatcaattcacaccccattcaaaatgtggccggccacctttctcatgtgtaactcccctcattaatgcattaagttgtcatcaaggagagaatgtaacctccatgaggtggcactcactagtaactcccatgaggtggcaaccatgatgatgtggagtaacatcattagtccacatcaataccaactcaccaatgaggtggcataaaatcaagtcaaattagacttttaatcttcctctcaagtcaagtcaaacttgaccaaatctcttccatggttgatctaatctaaccatttgattcaagccaatttaatatataataaatctaattcattaaattaaattgattcaatgagtcataatctaaattagactcattgaacacatgaatcaacttgagtccaactcaagttagcccaattatgattattcttaatccaatttgattcatcaaatgaatctaatcctcttggttcatcatatgaacctaatctccatctaattgtccttagtgtgtgaccctataggttcttgtaacgttggcaatgccctaaacccatttaggagcataagtaatgagcggtatctagcaacacatcattactacccaagttacaagaatgtcgagatccgacatcaccttgtgactactaattgtgactcctcacaaaatatgacaagtgtccttctatcctagacatctagattgatcaatgtgaggcatagatcgtgtcatcctctgaccaatctaaatcttgaactccaagtagactcactaaatcaaatgagctcaatatcctatattgactcatttgggcatgaccatgcacttcgtggtctcactctatcaagaataccgatgtctctcccgtcatataggagggatagatctcatctacatcactcacatccctttgcataatttgt
This window contains:
- the LOC122033641 gene encoding cyclin-dependent kinase G-2-like isoform X2; translated protein: MAAGRHSRYRDYEFRDRETHAKLSRRKDYYRDRIHDGGFDRGRDHPHHDLRDRIGVAQGDIQRRGVINGFYRSPLSSSSSGGSKNSQKLNHLSGKDVDRETGELSSGSGSDDAEAPISKIKDNGTTIHENGNSYMDNRKRKLSPIIWDRNDSKRSAVVTSSSKSTMIENDTLPPPPPQPLGFVPSHSIDTVQRSGTNTSPSDVDISVESPQPLLASNYQEVKLLDDFEDEPAPARSISFSRWADRNIDSDDEDESLKVDVVPKNKKNTPLSGPSGQHLHKKTVSPELGDVIMAENSGGNFSKSYSGEHEYDGLDAELDRNDHMSAAGGETSTSDQSFDTDAEDEDGRSKTPEPAQPPKRCINMLQGCRSVDEFERLNKIDEGTYGVVYRAKDKKTGEIVALKKVKMEKEKEKEEGFPLTSLREINILLSFHHPSIVDVKEVVVGSDFDKIFMVLEYMEHDLKALMETMKQPFSQSEVKCLMLQLLSGVKYLHDNWVLHRDLKSSNILLNNHGELKICDFGLSRQYGSPLKPYTPLVVTLWYRAPELLLGAKEYSTAIDMWSLGCIMAELLSKEPLFSGKSERDQLDKIFRTLGTPNQSIWPGFAKLPGVKVNFVKQPYNKLREKFPSTSFIGGPTLSEAGFDLLNRLLTYNPDKRITAEAALNHPWFQEVPLPKSKEFMPTFPAQHAQDRRLRRIMKSSDPLTEQQQKELQQGT
- the LOC122033641 gene encoding cyclin-dependent kinase G-2-like isoform X1, with the translated sequence MAAGRHSRYRDYEFRDRETHAKLSRRKDYYRDRIHDGGFDRGRDHPHHDLRDRIGVAQGDIQRRGVINGFYRSPLSSSSSGGSKNSQKLNHLSGKDVDRETGELSSGSGSDDAEAPISKIKDNGTTIHENGNSYMDNRKRKLSPIIWDRNDSKRSAVVTSSSKSTMIENDTLPPPPPQPLGFVPSHSIDTVQRSGTNTSPSDVDISVESPQPLLASNYQEVKLLDDFEDEPAPARSISFSRWADRNIDSDDEDESLKVDVVPKNKKNTPLSGPSGQHLHKKTVSPELGDVIMAENSGGNFSKSYSGEHEYDGLDAELDRNDHMSAAGGETSTSDQSFDTDAEDEDGRSKTPEPAQPPKRCINMLQGCRSVDEFERLNKIDEGTYGVVYRAKDKKTGEIVALKKVKMEKEKEKEEGFPLTSLREINILLSFHHPSIVDVKEVVVGSDFDKIFMVLEYMEHDLKALMETMKQPFSQSEVKCLMLQLLSGVKYLHDNWVLHRDLKSSNILLNNHGELKICDFGLSRQYGSPLKPYTPLVVTLWYRAPELLLGAKEYSTAIDMWSLGCIMAELLSKEPLFSGKSERDQLDKIFRTLGTPNQSIWPGFAKLPGVKVNFVKQPYNKLREKFPSTSFIGGPTLSEAGFDLLNRLLTYNPDKRITAEAALNHPWFQEVPLPKSKEFMPTFPAQHAQDRRLRRIMKSSDPLTEQQQKELQQGDLGLFTLFG